In Rhizoctonia solani chromosome 7, complete sequence, one DNA window encodes the following:
- a CDS encoding adenylate cyclase, producing the protein MHRQAISTQITHTWGQDPGEAAGDSSVIAPWLDDNPDITASLEPPSPPATKRSFLSSMSSLHGSSRQMQHQPSISSISLFKVARPNDPLGPALAADSTLAPPPPMGYGEPGPSSSANKKSKGILSRLKRKASKANVRPGSSGMDDAMDAFPWAQSNLTLAGSSASASTVLPPSPTTMTGGQKKSRKTSRARAPPQPVSEFTLDTNLDEMEDGSHIGGATIIGRTGMPGVQSPTAAFFTDPFSNALFPSTPSTGGVPKPLPEPPLQVNGHRPGSPTAGVGPTNVRNIPSPPLPRSDWAAPESWAVDGTGPREDDYSSDSDDALPAVGGVTPGRADSLGAGSINRYGYGRPPGSGGGVGMPSSVGSSGIINGGGTRSDRRLNSAGSMRTYGSVATTVPGTGVTGVSKGTNDVKVQSSSVIQPPNLSYRWDLSRRFMPHNGHCREMNHVLAKKLNIPRESHRLYVWERNRERALGNIEKPALIMRRRLEQAGYDEMDQLEIIGGEDLRFLLRFIFRSVNLGGPGIDEEELSFDNFERVDLTGRGLQTVPILLHRHASTITFLNLSKNPLVDLPLDFIQGCDELRELRLSTCALKRIPASVQHSTSLHWLDLSCNRIVDLENAGLDKIPDLRTIKLQNNRLTTLPEYFARLIRCDT; encoded by the exons ATGCATCGACAGGCCATTAGTACGCAAATCACCCATACCTGGGGACAAGACCCCGGTGAGGCAGCTGGAGATAGCTCTGTGATAGCGCCATGGCTCGACGACAATCCAGACATTACGGCTTCCCTGGAGCCA CCCTCGCCCCCGGCTACGAAGCGCAGCTTCCTGAGCTCGATGTCATCGCTTCATGGGTCATCGCGACAAATGCAACATCAGCCGAGCATCAGCTCAATCTCCTTGTTCAAGGTCGCAAGGCCTAATGACCCCCTGGGACCGGCTCTTGCGGCCGATTCCACACTTGCCCCACCTCCTCCTATGGGCTATGGCGAACCTGGTCCAAGTTCTTCTGCGAATAAAAAGTCCAAGGGAATTCTCAGCCGGCTGAAGCGCAAGGCAAGCAAGGCCAATGTGCGTCCCGGCTCTTCAGGTATGGATGACG CCATGGATGCATTTCCTTGGGCGCAGTCGAATTTGACTCTTGCTGGCTCATCTGCTTCGGCCTCGACTGTTCTCCCCCCTTCCCCTACTACTATGACTGGTGGCCAAAAGAAGTCTCGGAAAACATCTCGTGCTCGTGCACCACCCCAGCCAGTATCCGAATTTACCCTTGATACCAATCTTGACGAGATGGAAG ATGGCTCGCATATTGGGGGTGCTACAATTATTGGGAGAACAGGCATGCCTGGCGTACAGAGCCCAACGGCCGCATTTTTCACGGACCCGTTTTCCAATGCCCTCTTCCCTTCAACGCCTTCCACAGGTGGGGTACCGAAACCCCTTCCGGAACCTCCGCTACAAGTAAATGGGCATAGACCGGGATCTCCCACCGCTGGTGTTGGTCCTACAAATG TCCGAAACATCCCCTCTCCACCTCTTCCTCGGTCCGACTGGGCTGCGCCGGAGTCGTGGGCTGTCGATGGCACCGGCCCCCGAGAAGATGACTATAGCTCTGATTCGGATGATGCCCTCCCGGCGGTTGGCGGTGTGACCCCTGGCCGAGCTGATAGCCTTGGCGCTGGGAGCATCAACAGATACGGGTACGGAAGGCCACCTGGCAGCGGGGGTGGAGTAGGCATGCCTTCTAGCGTTGGTTCATCGGGCATAATCAACGGGGGCGGAACAAGGTCGGATAGAAGGCTCAATAGTGCTGGGAGCATGAGGACGTACGGATCTGTGGCCACAACTGTGCCAGGAACGGGAGTGACCGGTGTTAGCAAGGGTACAAATGATGTTAAAGTGCAAAGTAGTAGCGTGA TACAACCTCCGAATTTATCGTACCGATGGGACCTATCACGTCGCTTCATGCCCCATAACGGCCACTGTAGGGAGATGAACCATGTACTCGCCAAGAAGCTTAATATACCACGCGAGTCACATAGGTTATACGTGTGGGAACGTAATCGAG AAAGGGCCTTGGGCAACATCGAGAAAccagcgcttattatgcgcCGTCGTCTTGAACAAGCTGGCTATGACGAAATGGATCAACTGGAGATAATTGGCGGGGAGGACCTTCGGTTTCTGCTCCGCTTTATATTCCGATCTGTCAACTTGGGTGGCCCAGGTATCGATGAAGAGGAGCTATCGTTTGATAATTTCGAGCGGGTTGACCTCACTGGCCGTGGACTTCAGACTGTGCCCATCCTCCTCCATCGCCACGCGAGTACGATCACGTTCCTGAATCTCAGCAAGAACCCGCTTGTCGATCTTCCTCTGGATTTCATTCAGGGCTGCGATGAATTGCGGGAGCTACGTTTATCCACTTGTGCTCTGAAACGGATCCCCGCTAGCGTACAACATTCGACAAGTCTGCATTGGCTCGATTTGAGCTGTAATCGTATAGTCGATCTAGAGAATGCAGGACTGGACAAGATTCCCGATTTACGCACGATCAAGCTACAGAACAACAGGCTTACGACCCTCCCCGAATACTTTGCGCGCCTAATACGATGCGATACTTGA
- a CDS encoding adenylate cyclase, whose product MSFNSISILPPEISQLSSLERLVIVGNQITGFPANISVLKKLKWVDCRRNSIADLSAIAKIPSLVTLRADHNSFLVLDLDIGTSLATLEASCNSITRFTLPIPNPDQPRLRPYAITQLDLSHGKLSSLDDAVLDASSVAWDSHQSHLLSCTNNDLGGLPDSIGALQKLKKLIVRNNNIKEMPVGIWYCELLEESIAARTCYKFGLILPTPTLVQNQIDIGRASAVARPLPLALSLQRLLLADNQLLDDVFHPLAVLRDLRVLNLSFNQISEMPSLKLQTFAQLEELYLSGNRLTSFPADDLERLVKLNVLFLNVNRLQTLPAELRRIAKLTSLDVGSNVLKYNMANFPFDWNWTFNRELRYLNLSGNKRLVVKPLDQEKTSVRPGDKSDKQENDFSVLRDIRVLGLIDATVMVPSVPDESDDRRVRTSLSEVNGMAYGIADTLGKLEHLNMFDLAVPSFRGRDDECLFGMFGRAAPVPNSNRLAKYLHENFSQTLIATLKSLKQDRGEEVPDALRRTFLSLNKTLYDHLLPSAAPARKIAKRQLSPGPRSSIQQVSRRAPPPVWCNRGLWDYMDAQTAVDMLWGRRKHDGHGDLRIGQIVSKTIDPAAETQAMLALRRVAQPRRNDLVSDRTLNRLGPEVAPPIGSIALVFTDIRNSTSLWEKNPLATTRITQLRRIRVQTEGDAFMVSFQSAPAAMLWCFKVQIGLCNADWPIEILESEDGKEIRSPEGDLLARGLSVRMGIHWGAPVCEESYYRAHGLLWSYG is encoded by the exons ATGTCATTCAATTCGATCAGCATTCTCCCGCCCGAAATTAGCCAATTATCGTCCTTGGAGCGATTGGTCATTGTGGGGAACCAGATTACGGGGTTCCCAGCCAATATCTCCGTGCTCAAGAAACTCAAATGGGTCGACTGCCGACGCAACTCGATCGCTGACCTTAGCGCTATTGCCAAAATCCCGAGCCTCGTCACGCTTCGGGCCGATCACAACTCCTTTTTAGTATTAGATTTGGATATTGGGACTTCCCTCGCCACTCTCGAGGCCAGCTGCAACTCGATCACACGGTTCACATTGCCCATACCTAATCCCGATCAACcccgcttgaggccgtatgCTATCACTCAGCTTGACCTTAGCCACGGAAAGTTATCCAGTTTGGACGATGCGGTGCTTG ACGCTTCCTCAGTCGCTTGGGACTCTCACCAATCTCACCTCTTGAGCTGCACCAATAACGATCTAGGTGGATTGCCCGACTCGATTGGAGCGCTTCAAAAGCTGAAGAAGTTGATTGTACGGAATAATAATATCAAGGAAATGCCCGTTGGGATCTGGTACTGCGAACTACTCGAAGAATCAATTGCAGCTCGAACCTGTTACAAGTTTGGCCTGATCCTCCC CACCCCAACGCTCGTTCAGAACCAAATCGATATCGGCCGAGCGTCGGCGGTTGCGCGACCCCTACCACTGGCGCTTTCTCTACAGCGACTGCTGCTCGCCGACAACCAGCTCCTGGACGATGTGTTCCATCCCTTGGCGGTCTTGCGCGATCTACGGGTCTTGAACCTGTCGTTCAATCAGATATCCGAAATGCCCTCGTTAAAGCTGCAGACGTTTGCTCAACTGGAGGAGTTGTATCTTAGCGGAAACAGGCTGACGAGTTTCCCGGCTGATGATTTGGAACGACTCGTGAAGCTGAACGTTTTATTCCTGAACGTGAATCGGTTGCAGACGCTGCCGGCCGAGCTGAGAAGAATTGCCAAGCTTACGTCGCTCGACGTCGGTAGTAACGTGCTCAAGTATAATATGGCCAACTTTCCGTTTGACTGGAATTG GACCTTTAACCGCGAACTACGGTACCTTAACCTTTCGGGTAACAAGCGCCTTGTTGTCAAGCCTTTGGACCAAGAAAAGACATCTGTGCGACCAGGGGACAAGTCGGACAAACAAGAGAACGACTTTTCGGTCCTCCGCGATATCCGCGTTCTTGGCCTCATTGACGCCACCGTGATGGTACCATCCGTCCCCGACGAATCCGATGATCGTCGCGTGCGTACCTCCTTATCCGAGGTCAACGGGATGGCGTACGGTATTGCAGACACGCTTGGAAAACTCGAGCACTTGAATATGTTCGATCTTGCGGTGCCCAGTTTCAGAGGGCGGGACGACGAGTGTTTGTTCGGAATGTTCGGGAGGGCAGCCCCTGTGCCAAACAGTAACCGACTTGCAAAGTACTTGCACGAGAATTTCAGTCAGACGTTGATAGCCACTCTCAAGAGTCTCAAACAAGACCGAGGAGAGGAAGTCCCCGATGCCCTTCGCCGCACTTTCCTATCGCTCAACAAAACTCTTTATGATCACCTCTTGCCATCTGCGGCCCCAGCCCGAAAGATAGCCAAGCGTCAACTATCGCCGGGGCCAAGGTCCTCGATCCAGCAAGTCTCAAGGCGAGCGCCTCCGCCTGTGTGGT GTAATCGTGGACTCTGGGATTATATGGACGCTCAAACAGCAGTCGATAT GCTATGGGGCAGAAGGAAACACGATGGTCATGGTGATCTCCGTATCGGACAAATTGTATCCAAGACCATCGATCCCGCAGCTGAGACTCAAGCTATGCTCGCGCTCCGCCGGGTGGCTCAGCCACGCCGCAATGATCTGGTTTCGGATCGTACCCTCAATAGGCTCGGCCCGGAAGTCGCTCCCCCGATCGGCAGTATCGCCCTCGTGTTCACTGATATTCGCAATTCCACCAGCCTGTGGGAGAAGAACCCG CTTGCTACGACGCGAATTACGCAACTGCGGAGGATACGAGTGCAAACTGAAGGTGATGCGTTTATGGTTTCATTCCAGAGCGCACCGGCAGCGATGCTCTGGTGTTTCAAGGTTCAAATCGGGCTCTGTAATGCCGACTGGCCCATCGAAATCCTTGAGTCTGAGGATGGCAAGGAGATTAGATCTCCTGAAGGGGATCTCCTCGCTCGTGGACTCTCGGTTCGTATGGGTATTCACTGGGGTGCACCCGTCTGCGAGGAGTCCTATTACCGGGCGCATGGACTACTTTGGTCCTATGGTTAA
- a CDS encoding adenylate cyclase → MLCARLEALSSGRVLRDIALRTNSSAPNVMHANPALLMPDIRKEASDEDLLTILDSLSLRIENALGTIHRHQVSGYDGVLSQLAEAIRLNPEMIVQALAMYQGVMGMR, encoded by the coding sequence ATGCTGTGTGCCCGTCTCGAAGCATTGTCAAGTGGTCGAGTACTGCGTGATATTGCTCTACGAACCAACTCCTCAGCACCAAATGTGATGCATGCGAACCCAGCGTTGCTGATGCCGGATATCCGTAAAGAAGCTTCTGATGAGGACTTGTTGACTATTCTTGATTCTCTGTCTTTGCGCATTGAAAATGCTCTGGGTACCATACATCGTCATCAAGTCAGTGGATACGATGGCGTTCTCTCTCAGCTCGCCGAGGCTATCCGGCTGAATCCGGAGATGATCGTTCAGGCCTTGGCGATGTACCAGGGGGTGATGGGGATGCGATAG
- a CDS encoding regulator of G protein signaling domain protein, producing the protein MEPFKFRSKKAHRPPAYEYSWISSLRALPKRLFSPPAAEGRRDRRSCRTLEDILDGKHLPPLSLKDFEEYLLFEERSAENLYFILWLREYTKRHRAWFATATMKSRSLALSFTRAKSTFFSHSSPHELNLASILISNFLVAAEGQPHPHPSVFGKIQCDVEHMLQESLLRFVAARTHNAGKQRVWCALIGGVGTALVSLVPILVSILGHRSRALRLAALPILWIGATIFLSSIHGICFIIYLLGDARQLYPFELAQPPISSPRPIDNNPPQHIPPSISGFALGHAYTSSTSGNELFGIGEKSRPILGLSMSNNMPSPLTPTDIHISSPFPESPIDVPTDLTSPPRVHRARNFSTSGASVSSIPTIPPYSPALSSPFDTAPFITPWDPHVWKPSQPQDIKGGSWQDGVQATIKSSHSFDFDDLPGRRRVMPPQRSTSLKILR; encoded by the exons ATGGAACCATTCAAATTTAGGTCTAAAAAGGCTCATAGACCTCCTGCATACGAGTACTCCTGGATCTCGTCCCTTCGCGCTCTTCCAAAGCGCTTGTTTTCACCTCCTGCTGCTGAAGGCCGACGTGATCGTCGCTCGTGCCGAA CATTGGAAGATATTCTGGATGGGAAACACCTTCCTCCTCTAAGCCTCAAGGACTTTGAGGAATATTTGCTATTTGAAGAACGTTCTGCTGAAAATTT ATATTTCATATTATGGTTAAGAGA ATATACAAAACGACATCGTGCATGGTTTGCAACTGCAACTATGAAATCCCGATCGCTGGCACTGTCCTTCACTCGAGCCAAGTCGACATTCTTCTCCCATTCATCACCACACGAGCTCAATTTGGCCTCTATCTTGATCTCTAACTTTCTAGTTGCCGCGGAGGGACaacctcatcctcatccctCGGTGTTTGGGAAGATTCAATGCGATGTGGAGCACATGTTACAGGAGTCGCTTCTCCGGTTTGTTGCTGCCCGTACACACAACGCTGGAAAACAACGAGTGTGGTGCGCCCTCATTGGTGGTGTCGGAACTGCATTGGTTTCTTTGGTCCCTATCCTAGTCTCTATCTTAGGACATAGATCTCGGGCCTTGCGTCTTGCAGCACTTCCAATTCTATGGATAGGTGCAACCATCTTCTTGAGCTCTATACACGGGATTTGCTTCATTATCTACCTCCTTGGAGACGCTCGACAGTTGTACCCGTTTGAGCTGGCTCAGCCTCCGATCTCCTCGCCTCGCCCTATTGACAACAATCCTCCTCAGCATATACCGCCCTCTATATCGGGATTCGCGCTGGGCCACGCATACACCAGCTCAACATCGGGAAATGAACTTTTTGGAATAGGAGAAAAGTCACGCCCGATCCTTGGGCTTTCCATGTCCAATAATATGCCGTCCCCTCTGACGCCTACCGATATCCATATATCGTCACCATTCCCAGAATCTCCCATCGATGTTCCCACAGACTTGACCTCTCCGCCGCGTGTACATCGTGCTCGTAATTTCTCGACCTCAGGTGCTTCAGTATCAAGCATTCCAACAATACCACCTTATTCTCCCGCCCTATCAAGCCCGTTTGATACAGCACCATTCATCACTCCATGGGATCCGCACGTATGGAAACCTAGTCAGCCACAGGATATAAAAGGGGGTTCATGGCAAGATGGTGTCCAGGCTACAATAAAGTCCTCGCATTCCTTCGATTTTGATGATCTGCCTGGCCGACGTCGGGTTATGCCCCCACAACGTTCGACTTCGTTAAAGATACTTCGTTAA
- a CDS encoding amidohydrolase family protein has protein sequence MTKRLEQASSRLGSALDEYLDACISVHLPLDRGNKAQNFRRSVESEWYRTVTHREKIERAQEAVGTAMKYTVNRGVTAIKDLPPEIITHIPASCRRYHSPISLRRVDYSDISQRTGTVNCDTALADDPNNKLQDPSNFVRWIAPGQKPFKLTFGSTLEEFPRFCARSSITQLHIETWVDNILCEIIRQCPALKILILSAFDFGDPELHLILPPVDAASGDSQRSTSTTHIDHLYLLDFEELKFDDILATIQQYSVQSLTIWKGGLTYRTDEGMKTSKHAREIRAKLSVIPSNQCIVEYFPGSTPCPLFGDFNWTATFSRKIIRPNHSGFEERLVSDRFDPESNGARPVLLQNATIWTGLKGADGRVQVTKGDLLLANGLIQAIFEGEMSTIDLIKRGFKNEGIELKNVQGAWITPAIFDLHSHVGDSSIPSFKGTGDDNSLKAPVQPFLRSIDGVNTHDEAFKLFRAGGVATSGLFAPHNRSEEDNAPRWRHIKHACGENPSGVYFQTRMDSIWNFRQVYNHWEVGDIRGEDFPEDLEYESLVDALRGRAKVHVHCYEAVDLDGIVRLSNEFKLPIAAFHHAHEAYLVPDLIKQAYGKPPALAIFSSFARYKREAYRGSPYAPKILNENGLRVAMKSDGPPAINARYLFYEAAQAHYYGLPEDEAIASLTSTPAQIAGYSHRLGYIKQGYDADIVIWDSHPLSLGATPQQVYIDGSPQLDEPLFCPNPTGLKHLHTLHQGLPELLGSQNPDTIIFKNVGSFMRDKPQVLRRGDIIIASRGRVAKVVDLQGGSIIPGLISSGASIGLVEIDQEPSTNDGNVPDPLERDVPTIVGSDKFLVRGVDGLSLSHRGGVTTIIEAPFSPGLIQGVSVAFRSGAKHKLQPGAISRREVALHVLFGSTKIATLRRLLLDAEEGSVYARVVKGELPLGDRGYIWIRNTLGVLWATEAHIIADKIAEANVGIILAPLRSIPYIWDQVDISPGLPFHGTPLQILQEAGVTVGLGSPSIIVTQAWDVPQTRFSRMGHRRFQRYPKHLWSFGSLYHKFEKVVTLLLDYIASWYLLCIPRLYRLPDLDTDLVAYRGGDALSYSSKTVAVMSTEREQNDLFE, from the exons ATGACGAAAAGACTCGAACAGGCCAGTTCTCGACTTGGCTCAGCCCTGGATGAATACCTCGATGCATGTATCTCAGTTCATCTGCCCTTGGATAGAGGCAACAAGGCTCAGAACTTTCGCCGCTCTGTTGAAAGCGAGTGGTACCGCACGGTGACTCATCGGGAAAAAATAGAAAGAGCTCAAGAGGCTGTTGGCACGGCTATGAAATATACGGTCAACCGGGGGGTCACAGCCATCAAGGATCTTCCTCCCGAAATTATTACTCATATTCCAGCTAGTTGTCGCCG ATATCACTCACCCATCTCCCTACGGCGCGTCGATTACTCCGATATTTCTCAACGAACTGGAACAGTTAACTGTGATACAGCTTTGGCCGATGACCCTAACAATAAGCTACAAGACCCCAGTAATTTTGTGCGATGGATAGCCCCAGGACAAAAACCGTTCAAATTAACGTTCGGTAGTACTTTGGAGGAATTTCCACGATTTTGTGCTCGGTCAAGTATTACCCAACTACATATCGAAACATGGGTTGATAACATACTGTGCGAGATAATTCGTCAATGTCCTGCGCTCAAGATTCTGATTCTCAGCGCGTTTGATTTTGGAGACCCCGAATTACACCTAATATTGCCTCCTGTTGATGCGGCCTCTGGCGATAGCCAACGCTCGACATCAACAACTCACATCGATCATTTATACCTGCTCGATTTTGAAGAGCTGAAATTCGACGATATTCTCGCGACTATCCAGCAGTACTCGGTTCAAAGCCTTACAATATGGAAGGGCGGGCTCACGTATCGCACAGATGAAGGGATGAAGACAAGCAAACATGCTCGGGAGATCAGGGCCAAGCTTTCCGTGATACCTTCAAATCAATGCATTGTCGAATATTTTCCGGGGAGCACACCTTGCCCTCTTTTTGGCGACTTTAATTGG ACAGCGACGTTTTCTCGCAAAATTA TTCGACCCAACCACTCTGGCTTTGAAGAACGCCTCGTTTCGGATCGATTTGACCCCGAATCTAACGGTGCCCGCCCCGTGCTACTTCAAAATGCGACAATTTGGACCGGTTTGAAAGGGGCTGACGGACGCGTTCAAGTGACCAAGGGAGATTTATTACTGGCCAATGGGCTTATTCAGGCAATCTTCGAAGGTGAAATGAGTACAATCGATCTCATTAAACGAGGTTTTAAGAATGAGGGAATCGAGTTAAAGAATGTTCAGGGGGCGTGGATCACTCCGG CTATATTCGATCTCCACTCTCATGTGGGAGACTCGTCTATACCATCCTTCAAGGGCACAGGCGACGATAATTCGTTAAAAGCTCCGGTCCAACCTTTCCTTCGCTCTATCGATGGTGTTAACACCCACGACGAGGCGTTCAAATTGTTTCGTGCTGGGGGCGTCGCGACTTC AGGGTTATTCGCCCCCCATAACCGGAGCGAGGAGGATAATGCACCAAGGTGGAGACATATTAAGCATGCG TGTGGAGAGAATCCCTCAGGAGTATACTTCCAGACACGAATGGACAGCATCTGGAATTTTCGACAAGTCTACAACC ACTGGGAGGTGGGTGACATACGTGGAGAGGATTTCCCTGAGGATCTAGAATACGAGTCTTTGGTGGATGCTTTGAGGGGACGTGCGAAGGTCCACGTTCATTGTTATGAGGCTG TCGATTTGGACGGGATTGTGCGG TTATCCAACGAATTTAAACTTCCCATCGCTGCATTTCATCACGCACACGAAGCATATCTTGTTCCAGACTTGATCAAACAAGCATACGGAAAACCACCCGCACTTGCTATTTTCTCGAGTTTTGCTCGGTATAAACGAGAGGCCTACCGCGGGTCACCTTATGCTCCCAAAATTCTTAATGAAAATGGTTTGCGTGTGGCCATGAAG TCCGATGGACCTCCAGCTATCAATGCCCGGTATCTCTTTTACGAAGCTGCTCAGGCTCACTACTACGGACTCCCGGAAGACGAAGCAATCGCCTCCCTGACATCTACTCCCGCCCAGATTGCAGGATATTCTCATCGCCTCGGATACATCAAACAAGGATACGATGCTG ATATCGTTATATGGGACTCACATCCTCTTTCTCTTGGCGCAACACCCCAGCAGGTTTACATTGACGGGTCTCCACAACTTGATGAACCTTTGTTTTGTCCAAACCCGACTGGGCTCAAACATCTCCACACACTCCATC AAGGACTGCCAGAACTTCTCGGCTCACAAAATCCCGACACGATCATTTTCAAGAATGTTGGCTCATTTATGCGAGACAAGCCCCAAGTACTTCGTCGAGGCGACATCATTATCGCTTCTCGTGGGCGTGTT GCAAAAGTCGTTGATTTGCAAGGCGGATCAATCATTCCAGGCCTGATATCCTCGGGTGCATCCATCGGTTTGGTCGAAATAGACCAAGAACCCTCGACAAACGATGGGAATGTACCTGACCCCCTGGAAAGGGATGTTCCTACCATTGTTGGCAGCGATAAATTCTTGGTCAGAGGAGTCGATGGACTATC ATTATCGCACCGGGGTGGCGTGACAACTATCATTGAGGCGCCCTTTTCGCCTGGGCTTATTCAAGGCGTGAGCGTTGCCTTCCGCTCCGGAGCCAAACATAAGCTGCAGCCAGGAGCAATATCGCGTCGTGAAGTTGCTTTGCATGTTCTGTTCGGCTC CACAAAAATAGCCACCCTAAGGAGGCTGCTACTTGATGCGGAGGAAGGGAGTGTATATGCAAGGGTTGTCAAG GGAGAGCTACCGCTT GGAGATCGAGGATACATCTGGATCCGTAATACACTTGGTGTTCTCTGGGCAACCGAAGCTCATATCATCGCGGACAAAATAGCTGAAGCGAATGTGGGCATTATTCTGGCACCGTTGAGATCTATACCTTATATCTGGGACCAAGTCGATA TATCCCCGGGCCTCCCCTTTCACGGCACACCACTCCAAATCCTTCAAGAAGCAGGTGTGACAGTTGGATTAGGTAGCCCATCTATCATAGTCACGCAAGCGTGGGACGTACCCCAAACAAGGTTTTCTCGGATGG GCCATCGCAGATTCCAACGGTACCCTAAGCATCTCTGGAGCTTTGGCTCTCTCTACCACAAATTTGAAAAAGTTGTAACTCTGCTGCTCGATTACATTGCATCCTGGTACTTACTTTGTATTCCCAGGCTTTATAGATTGCCGGATCTAGATACCGACCTTGTTGCATACCGCGGTGGAGATGCGCTTAGTTATTCCAGCAAAACGGTTGCGGTCATGTCCACTGAACGAGAGCAAAACGATTTGTTTGAGTGA
- a CDS encoding Complex 1 protein (LYR family), translated as MRVSLTRLAQSVGTKPLNLREASATLLPPTPLYRRLLRVHRNLPTEMRILGDDYVKAEFKRHQKIDNPVHIIGFLSQWKMYLDQMEQQANSAGGFERFTGRRMDPTVFEKMSSEQIGQLYELMHATKDIWKPVETLEAEADAERGQKS; from the exons ATGCGGGTTTCCCTCACTCGTCTTGCTCAATCAGTGGGCACCAAGCCTCTCAATTTAAGAGAAGCAAGCGCAACGCTCCTACCACCTACACC GTTATATCGCCGATTGCTACGGGTGCATCGCAATCTACCCACTGAGATGAGAATTCTGGGAGACGATTATGTAAAGGCTG AATTTAAACGACACCAAAAAATAGATAACCCAGTACACATTATTGGGTTCTTGTCCCAATGGAAGATGTATCTCgatcaaatggaacaacAGGCCAATTCGGCTGGAGGATTTGAGCGATTCACTGGAAGGCGAATGGATCCTACTGTTTTCGAAAAG ATGTCAAGCGAACAAATCGGCCAATTGTACGAGTTGATGCATGCTACAAAGGATATTTGGAAGCCTGTTGAAACTTTGGAGGCAGAGGCGGATGCTGAGAGGGGTCAAAAGTCGTAA
- a CDS encoding heat shock protein 70 kDa 12A, with product MKGDLMVFHKVGVIKAEIWNLEGALKYEEGLLPGLGYWEMGIDVCLQFGGTELHGWIEWKQNGITRTTEATLVPWDPIV from the exons ATGAAAGGCGACTTGATGGTGTTCCACAAAGTGGGCGTAATTAAAGCCGAGATATGGAACTTGGAAGGGGCTCTAAAATACGAGGAGGGCTTGTTACCAGGCTTGGGGTACTGGGAAATGGGAATTGATGTATGTTTACAATTTGGAGGCACAGAACTTCATGGGTGGATTGAATGGAAGCAAAAT GGCATTACGCGTACCACCGAAGCCACATTAGTTCCTTGGGACCCAATTGTCTGA